Proteins encoded together in one Macadamia integrifolia cultivar HAES 741 chromosome 8, SCU_Mint_v3, whole genome shotgun sequence window:
- the LOC122085428 gene encoding putative disease resistance protein RGA4, protein MAHKIKNVNKVFDEIKRDMDSLNLVSLFVPTYLQNRKTMETFSFVDESEVVGRDDDKSKIASIITSSDNQDILMALPIVGMGGIGKTTLAKLVYNDGFVAKYFDKRIWVHVSKDFDVKKILIEITESVTKRTCQFSSIDVIQQSLKDELSEKRFLLVLDDMWNDDSEQWDMLKTSLKIGARNSKVIATTRIIEVASMIGTFDTYHLQSLSEDKCWSILKNKAFGNGGAEQTPNMVAIGKEIVKKCGGLPLAAKALGGLMHIKKDEQHWLSIKDNEIWDLPMDKNGVLPALKLSYDHLPSHLKQCFLYCSIFPKGAFIFRNDLIRQWMALGFLQPSTGSRLLMEDIGNIYINQLLWNSFFQDAEYDDFGLIKFKIHDLVFDLACSLSRPDNINVGAEGLKSNSNAFHLRLYSDGDIKKIQDYLSEVRNLRSLHLKFTGANTPIGRNVLDFLFKKLKCLRVLELSNCRIKDLPSSIKKLKHLRHLDLSFNPIEALPASITSLYNLQTLDLGNCPLKELPEDMRKLVKLRQLNVYREDGSLSQMPIDMGRLIYLNGLSTFIVGHKREQCIKELQRLDLRGNLGIYNLENVRSRTEAEEANLMGKEKLDMLHLSWRSNVLGGDNSFMLGNETVVDEDDVLEGLRPHPNLKQLIIKNFGGDNLPQWMMRVCELSLPKLVKFFLHDCERLEHVPPLGQLPSLKILHLKRLKRMKSLGSEFYHGDDSNGTQVSLTTTTFPSLEELSFEQLPNFEEWMEPQGSFPSFPRLGRMFLKDCPKLVTMPSRFPSFSKLYIFEMPKLKFLPKGLLHNNVKELNIVKCPDLEAIIMPNEEEGVQVISSSLDLLLVRNCPSLTSFPDVRGLHSIRRFIFIRNEKITGLPEGLHTLHTLELLWIGGYSSELESFPNLEHLQHLSSLRHLHIVGWSKLSSLPEQLQNLTQLEFLAIHEFHSVAALPEWLGNLSSLRTLGLVDCNNLMYLPEEEEGLRCFIKLEKLNILNCPLLEERCSRGRGEEWPKIKHIKNIQIDDQYV, encoded by the coding sequence ATGGCTCACAAGATCAAGAATGTAAACAAGGTGTTTGATGAAATTAAAAGAGACATGGATTCATTAAATCTTGTGAGCTTATTTGTACCCACATATCTTCAAAATAGAAAGACCATGGAGACATTCTCTTTTGTAGATGAGTCTGAGGTTGTCGGAAGGGATGATGACAAGTCAAAGATAGCAAGTATAATAACAAGCTCTGACAATCAAGATATTCTTATGGCCCTTCCCATAGTTGGAATGGGAGGGATTGGAAAAACCACGCTTGCTAAATTAGTCTACAATGATGGTTTTGTAGCTAAGTATTTTGATAAAAGAATATGGGTCCATGTCTCTAAAGATTTCGATgttaagaaaattttgatagaGATCACAGAATCTGTGACCAAAAGGACATGCCAATTTTCATCTATTGATGTCATACAACAAAGCCTTAAAGATGAGTTGAGTGAGAAGCGGTTTTTACTTGTATTGGATGATATGTGGAATGATGATAGTGAGCAATGGGATATGCTTAAGACTTCATTAAAAATTGGTGCGAGAAATAGCAAAGTCATTGCTACTACTCGTATTATTGAAGTTGCATCAATGATAGGCACATTTGATACATACCACCTTCAAAGCTTATCAGAAGATAAATGTTGGTCTATTCTCAAAAATAAAGCTTTCGGGAATGGAGGGGCTGAACAGACTCCAAATATGGTGGCAATAGGGAAGGAAATTGTGAAAAAGTGTGGAGGCTTGCCATTAGCAGCGAAAGCACTAGGAGGCTTGATGCATATCAAGAAAGATGAACAACATTGGTTATCAATAAAGGATAATGAGATTTGGGATTTACCTATGGATAAAAATGGAGTCCTTCCTGCACTAAAACTGAGTTATGATCACTTGCCATCACATTTGAAACAATGTTTCTTATATTGTTCAATATTTCCTAAGGGTGCTTTCATCTTCAGAAATGATTTAATCCGACAATGGATGGCATTGGGGTTTCTTCAACCATCCACAGGAAGTAGGCTATTAATGGAAGATATTGGAAACATTTACATCAATCAATTGTTGTGGAATTCATTTTTCCAAGACGCTGAGTATGATGATTTTGGTCTAATTAAGTTCAAGATCCATGATCTTGTTTTTGATCTGGCATGTTCTCTTTCAAGGCCTGACAACATAAATGTTGGTGCTGAAGGATTAAAAAGCAACTCTAATGCTTTTCATTTGAGATTATATTCGGATGGTGACATAAAAAAGATTCAAGACTACTTATCTGAGGTGAGAAACTTGCGATCGTTGCATTTGAAATTCACAGGAGCCAATACTCCCATTGGCAGAAatgtccttgattttttgttcaaaaaactCAAGTGTTTACGTGTTCTAGAATTATCTAATTGTAGAATCAAAGATTTACCATCCTCCATTAAGAAGTTGAAACACTTAAGGCACCTTGACCTTAGTTTCAATCCAATTGAAGCATTACCTGCATCTATCACCAGCCTTTACAATTTGCAAACATTGGATCTTGGAAATTGTCCTCTAAAAGAGCTTCCCGAAGACATGAGAAAACTGGTAAAGTTGAGGCAACTTAATGTTTATAGGGAAGATGGAAGTTTGAGTCAAATGCCAATTGATATGGGAAGATTAATCTACCTTAATGGATTATCGACATTTATTGTGGGCCACAAAAGGGAGCAGTGTATCAAAGAGTTGCAACGCCTGGACCTTCGAGGAAATTTAGGTATTTACAATCTTGAGAACGTGAGAAGTAGAACGGAAGCAGAGGAGGCAAAtttaatgggaaaagaaaagcTTGATATGTTGCATTTATCATGGAGAAGTAATGTTTTGGGTGGCGACAATAGTTTTATGTTGGGAAATGAAACTGTTGTTGACGAAGATGATGTATTGGAAGGTCTTCGACCTCATCCAAATCTGAAACAACTGATCATCAAAAACTTTGGAGGTGATAATTTGCCTCAATGGATGATGCGTGTGTGTGAGTTATCTCTCCCTAAATTGGTGAAATTCTTCTTACATGACTGCGAGAGATTGGAACATGTCCCCCCACTTGGACAGCTACCATCACTTAAGATTCTTCATCTAAAGAGATTGAAAAGGATGAAGAGTCTTGGAAGTGAGTTCTATCATGGGGATGATAGCAATGGTACTCAAGTTTCCCTTACTACAACAACATTCCCTTCATTAGAAGAGCTTTCCTTTGAACAGTTGCCTAACTTTGAGGAATGGATGGAACCACAAGGCTCATTCCCTTCCTTCCCTCGCCTTGGGAGGATGTTTTTAAAAGATTGCCCAAAGTTGGTGACTATGCCCAGTCGATTTCCGTCTTTTagcaaattatatatatttgaaatgcCGAAGCTTAAGTTTTTGCCAAAAGGATTATTGCACAACAATGTCAAAGAATTAAATATTGTAAAATGCCCCGACCTTGAAGCAATTATTATGCCAAACGAGGAGGAGGGTGTGCAAGTCATATCATCATCTCTTGACCTACTGCTGGTAAGGAATTGCCCTTCTCTGACATCATTTCCAGATGTACGAGGTTTGCACTCTATTCGGagatttatttttatcagaaatGAAAAAATCACTGGATTACCAGAAGGTCTACACACCCTTCATACCCTTGAATTGCTGTGGATTGGTGGGTATTCATCAGAGCTGGAGTCTTTTCCCAACTTGGAGCATCTCCAACACTTGTCCTCCCTTCGACACTTACATATTGTTGGCTGGTCTAAGCTTTCGTCTCTTCCTGAGCAACTTCAAAACCTCACCCAATTAGAATTCTTGGCAATACATGAGTTTCATAGTGTGGCAGCTCTGCCAGAGTGGCTGGGGAACCTTTCTTCGCTTCGAACATTGGGTCTTGTAGATTGCAATAATCTGATGTATCttccagaagaggaagaaggattgCGATGCTTCATCAAActagaaaaattaaatattttaaattgcCCCCTTCTTGAAGAAAGATGCAGCAGGGGAAGAGGCGAGGAGTGGCCAAAGATCAAACACATAAAGAACATCCAAATTGATGACCAATATGTGTAA
- the LOC122085860 gene encoding heterogeneous nuclear ribonucleoprotein F-like isoform X1, whose protein sequence is MFYRGKYVDGGDGREMGPKRQRVLDQPPSFYGASASSSFMYNASPYAYVGQPPPFPVVRLRGLPFDCTEADVTEFFNGLDLVDVLFVHKNGRFSGEAFVVLGYPLQVDFAVQRNRQNMGRRYIEVFRSKRQEYYKAIANEVSDARGGSPRRSARAKSYDDGKDSAQHTGVLRLRGLPFSAGKDDIMDFFKDFMLTEDSIHITLNMDGRPTGEAFVEFPSPDDSKAAMEKDRMTLGSRYIELFPSSQEELDEAVSRGR, encoded by the exons ATGTTCTACAGAGG GAAATACGTGGATGGTGGCGATGGGCGGGAAATGGGTCCAAAACGGCAGCGGGTACTTGATCAGCCTCCATCATTTTATGGGGCTTCTGCGAGTTCGAGTTTTATGTATAATGCTTCTCCGTATGCTTACGTTGGTCAGCCTCCACCATTCCCAGTTGTTCGATTGCGAGGGCTGCCCTTTGATTGCACAGAAGCTGATGTTACTGAGTTCTTCAACGGTCTAGACCTTGTTGATGTTCTATTCGTCCACAAGAATGGCAGGTTCAGTGGGGAAGCCTTTGTTGTTTTGGGTTACCCTCTTCAAGTTGATTTTGCAGTTCAGAGGAACAGACAGAACATGGGTAGGCGATACATTGAAGTTTTCAGGAGTAAGAGACAAGAATATTACAAGGCGATTGCAAATGAAGTTTCAGATGCCCGTGGTGGTTCACCCCGCCGGAGTGCTCGGGCAAAATCATATGATGATGGGAAGGACTCTGCCCAACATACTGGAGTATTGCGATTGAGAGGATTGCCATTTTCAGCTGGGAAGGATGATATAATGGATTTCTTTAAAGATTTCATGCTTACAGAGGATTCTATTCATATCACACTCAATATGGATGGGAGGCCCACAGGTGAAGCATTTGTGGAATTTCCGAGTCCAGATGATTCAAAAGCTGCGATGGAGAAAGATAGGATGACCCTCGGGAGTCGTTATATAGAGCTGTTCCCTTCATCACAAGAGGAGTTAGATGAAGCAGTTTCAAGGGGACGGTGA
- the LOC122086212 gene encoding chaperonin-like RbcX protein 2, chloroplastic has product MVGAVSIVGSAVVDSHTCPCLCLDALSSSGMNFKSTNDIGLSRNLMVRKQLKRNGSLELSSSFVDAWHEWRLSTKVFSGFVNVQHSRKQNKGRSLAIVDELGGQYEDSFEDVQRQMLNYFTYKAVRTVLTQLYEMNPTQYRWFYDFVSTNQPADGKRFIRNLVKEKQDLAERVMVTRLHLYGKWVKKCDHAAIYKEISDQNLELMRERLIETVIWPSDNTH; this is encoded by the exons ATGGTAGGAGCTGTGTCCATCGTGGGTTCTGCAGTTGTGGACTCTCATACCTGTCCATGTCTCTGTTTGGATGCTCTTTCATCTTCTGGAATGAATTTTAAGAGCACAAATGATATTGGGTTGTCTAGAAATTTAATGGTAAGGAAGCaattgaaaagaaatggatCGTTGGAGCTAAGCAGCTCATTTGTGGATGCTTGGCATGAGTGGCGTCTTTCAACGAAAGTATTTTCGGGATTTGTGAATGTCCAGCATTCAAGGAAACAGAACAAGGGTCGGAGTCTTGCTATCGTTGATGAACTTGGAGGACAATATGAAGATAGTTTCGAAGATGTTCAAAGG CAAATGCTCAACTATTTTACATACAAAGCTGTGAGGACTGTTCTTACGCAGCTTTATGAGATGAACCCGACACAGTACCGGTGGTTTTATGA TTTTGTATCAACAAATCAACCTGCAGATGGAAAGCGTTTCATTCGTAACCTTGTGAAG GAGAAGCAGGATCTTGCTGAAAGAGTGATGGTAACTCGCCTTCACCTGTATGGTAAATGGGTCAAG AAATGTGATCATGCTGCAATATATAAAGAAATTTCTGATCAGAATTTGGAGTTGATGCGTGAACGACTCATTGAAACTGTGATATGGCCATCCGACAACACACACTGA
- the LOC122085860 gene encoding heterogeneous nuclear ribonucleoprotein F-like isoform X2 — protein MGLLRVRVLCIMLLRMLTLVNLVDVLFVHKNGRFSGEAFVVLGYPLQVDFAVQRNRQNMGRRYIEVFRSKRQEYYKAIANEVSDARGGSPRRSARAKSYDDGKDSAQHTGVLRLRGLPFSAGKDDIMDFFKDFMLTEDSIHITLNMDGRPTGEAFVEFPSPDDSKAAMEKDRMTLGSRYIELFPSSQEELDEAVSRGR, from the exons ATGGGGCTTCTGCGAGTTCGAGTTTTATGTATAATGCTTCTCCGTATGCTTACGTTGGTCA ACCTTGTTGATGTTCTATTCGTCCACAAGAATGGCAGGTTCAGTGGGGAAGCCTTTGTTGTTTTGGGTTACCCTCTTCAAGTTGATTTTGCAGTTCAGAGGAACAGACAGAACATGGGTAGGCGATACATTGAAGTTTTCAGGAGTAAGAGACAAGAATATTACAAGGCGATTGCAAATGAAGTTTCAGATGCCCGTGGTGGTTCACCCCGCCGGAGTGCTCGGGCAAAATCATATGATGATGGGAAGGACTCTGCCCAACATACTGGAGTATTGCGATTGAGAGGATTGCCATTTTCAGCTGGGAAGGATGATATAATGGATTTCTTTAAAGATTTCATGCTTACAGAGGATTCTATTCATATCACACTCAATATGGATGGGAGGCCCACAGGTGAAGCATTTGTGGAATTTCCGAGTCCAGATGATTCAAAAGCTGCGATGGAGAAAGATAGGATGACCCTCGGGAGTCGTTATATAGAGCTGTTCCCTTCATCACAAGAGGAGTTAGATGAAGCAGTTTCAAGGGGACGGTGA
- the LOC122085805 gene encoding uncharacterized protein LOC122085805, with amino-acid sequence MASTEEPILSRLDRLDITLRKLEEIRGCNMRSSSSAKSSYTSTPSSGPLASDGGSLSADLSPKSLDKHCRPINVVMIETGVKGSLIERLVHLENRILEMEEEIEAEKKGVKEGEGRRNPNQKKKRKGLKQLVKSCVGGKPKMKDSKAEG; translated from the exons ATGGCTTCCACTGAAGAACCCATTCTCTCTCGACTGGACCGGCTTGATATCACG CTGAGGAAGTTGGAGGAAATCAGAGGGTGCAACAtgagatcatcatcatcagcaaaGAGCTCATACACATCGACGCCGTCGAGTGGGCCCCTGGCAAGCGATGGAGGAAGCTTGTCGGCTGATTTATCTCCTAAGAGCCTGGACAAGCATTGCCGTCCGATTAACGTCGTCATGATTGAGACAGGGGTCAAGGGTTCTCTCATTGAACGCCTCGTCCATCTGGAGAACCGTATTCTAGAG ATGGAGGAAGAAATAGAGGCAGAGAAGAAGGgagtgaaagagggagaggGTAGAAGAAATCccaaccaaaagaagaaaaggaagggatTGAAGCAGCTGGTTAAGTCATGCGTGGgaggaaaacccaaaatgaaagaCAGCAAAGCCGAGGGCTGA